In Brachypodium distachyon strain Bd21 chromosome 2, Brachypodium_distachyon_v3.0, whole genome shotgun sequence, one genomic interval encodes:
- the LOC100821904 gene encoding NADPH-dependent aldo-keto reductase, chloroplastic: MATRFVLNTGAKMPAVGLGTWQSDPGVVGEAVYAAVKAGYRHIDCARAYNNEKEVGLALKKLFEEGTVKREDLFITSKLWCGHHAPEDVPEAIGDSLNDLQLEYLDLYLIHWPFRVKKGTSINNPENYIPPDIPATWGAMEKLHDAGKARAIGVSNFSSKKLGDLLSVARVPPAVNQVECHPGWQQSKLHAFCQSTGVHLSAYSPLGSPGSTWMNGNVLKEPVVLSVAEKLGKTPAQVALRWNIQMGHSVLPKSVSEERIKQNLDVNDWSIPDDLLAKFSEIKQVRLLRGNFIANPDSVYKTVEELWDGEI, encoded by the exons ATGGCGACGCGCTTCGTGCTCAACACCGGCGCCAAGATGCCCGCGGTGGGGCTCGGGACCTGGCAGTCCGACCCCGGCGTAGTCGGCGAGGCCGTCTACGCCGCCGTCAAG GCGGGGTACCGGCACATCGATTGCGCCAGAGCTTACAACAACGAGAAGGAG GTAGGTTTGGCTCTGAAGAAACTATTTGAAGAGGGTACAGTCAAGCGTGAGGATTTGTTTATCACCTCTAAGCTATG GTGTGGTCATCATGCCCCAGAAGATGTGCCAGAGGCAATTGGTGATTCCTTAAATGACTTGCAGCTTGAGTACTTGGATCTTTACCTT ATCCATTGGCCATTTAGAGTCAAGAAGGGAACCAGCATTAACAACCCTGAAAACTACATACCACCTGACATCCCAGCTACGTGGGGAGCGATGGAGAAGTTACATGATGCTGGCAAAGCTCGTGCAATTGGTGTGAGTAACTTCTCATCGAAGAAATTGGGTGACTTGCTTTCTGTAGCTCGTGTACCTCCGGCTGTTAACCAGGTGGAGTGCCATCCTGGTTGGCAGCAATCTAAACTCCATGCATTTTGCCAATCGACTGGTGTTCACCTCTCC GCGTACTCGCCCCTAGGTTCACCTGGTTCAACATGGATGAACGGTAATGTTCTTAAAGAACCTGTTGTTCTCTCAGTCGCAGAGAAGCTTGGCAAAACTCCTGCACAAGTGGCACTGCGCTGGAACATTCAGATGGGTCACAGTGTACTCCCAAAGAGCGTGAGTGAAGAACGGATAAAGCAGAACCTTGATGTTAATGACTGGTCTATTCCAGATGACTTGCTTGCAAAGTTCTCTGAGATTAAGCAG GTTAGGCTGCTCAGGGGCAACTTCATTGCTAATCCAGACAGCGTTTACAAGACCGTCGAGGAGCTCTGGGACGGCGAAATTTAG
- the LOC100823142 gene encoding eukaryotic initiation factor 4A-III homolog A → MAAANTNSKQRPGDGGRAMDDDDLTFETSAGVEAITSFDVMKIRDDLLHGIYCYGFDKPSAIQQRAVFPSSPAATSSPRPNPARGTPPRSHSPSARSSAPVTSLSTRCRH, encoded by the exons atggcggcggcgaacacAAATTCCAAGCagcgccccggcgacggcggacgtgccatggacgacgacgacctcaCCTTCGAGACCTCGGCAGGCGTCGAGGCGATCACCAGCTTCGACGTCATGAAGATCCGCGACGACCTCCTCCACGGCATCTACTGCTACGGCTTCGACAAGCCCTCCGCCATCCAGCAGCGCGCCGTGTTCCCATCATCACCGGCCGCGACGTCATCTCCCAGGCCCAATCCGGCACGGGGAACACCTCCACGATCTCACTCTCCGTCTGCCAGATCGTCGGCACCTGTCACATCTCTGTCCACGA GGTGCAGGCATTGA
- the LOC100822521 gene encoding NADPH-dependent aldo-keto reductase, chloroplastic, translating into MAATAHFTLNTGARIPSVGLGTYKAAPGVVAGMLSSAVKAGYRHIDCAPLYKNEKEIGVALKNLFDDGVVKREDLFITSKIWCSDLAPEDVPPAIDSTLKDLQLEYVDLYLIHWPFQVKKGTEICPENFVQPDIPKTWQAMEQLYDSGKARAIGVSNFSSKKLGDLLGVARVPPAVDQVECHLGWQQAKLRAFCHSRGVHLSAYAPLGRMKDVASNPVVTTVAETLGKTPAQIALRWGLQQGQSVLPKSANESRLKENIDLFDWSIPESLCAQFSEIKQVKQIRGDSFVHPQSVYKTYEELFDGEI; encoded by the exons atggccgccaccgcccatTTCACGCTGAACACCGGCGCCCGCATCCCCTCGGTGGGCCTCGGCACCTACAAGGCCGCACCCGGAGTCGTCGCCGGCATGCTCAGCTCCGCCGTCAAG GCAGGGTACCGACACATAGACTGCGCGCCACTGTACAAGAACGAGAAGGAG ATTGGCGTTGCTCTGAAGAATCTCTTTGACGACGGCGTGGTCAAGCGTGAAGACCTTTTCATCACCTCCAAGATATG GTGCAGTGATCTCGCGCCCGAAGACGTTCCGCCTGCAATTGACAGTACACTGAAAGATCTGCAGCTGGAATATGTGGATCTGTATCTA ATCCATTGGCCGTTTCAGGTCAAGAAGGGCACTGAAATTTGCCCTGAGAACTTTGTCCAGCCTGACATTCCCAAGACCTGGCAAGCAATGGAGCAGCTGTACGATTCAGGTAAAGCTCGCGCGATCGGTGTGAGCAATTTTTCCTCCAAGAAGTTAGGTGATCTTCTAGGCGTGGCTCGTGTCCCCCCAGCTGTTGATCAGGTTGAGTGCCACCTCGGCTGGCAACAAGCGAAACTCAGAGCATTTTGCCACTCCAGGGGAGTTCATCTATCA GCGTATGCGCCTTTGGGCAGGATGAAAGACGTCGCGAGTAACCCTGTGGTGACGACAGTAGCCGAAACCTTGGGAAAAACTCCAGCTCAGATTGCTCTTCGCTGGGGTCTTCAACAGGGCCAGAGTGTACTTCCCAAGAGTGCTAATGAATCAAGGTTGAAGGAGAATATTGATCTGTTTGATTGGTCTATTCCTGAATCACTGTGTGCCCAGTTTTCTGAAATCAAACAG GTTAAGCAAATCAGAGGCGATTCATTTGTGCACCCACAGAGCGTTTACAAAACCTATGAAGAGCTCTTTGATGGAGAAATCTAA